A window of Campylobacter ureolyticus contains these coding sequences:
- a CDS encoding DUF234 domain-containing protein: MSDIKIYNNIFEAIKNEILYKFDEFIFDLSSDEKLALMKFAKSDRKKYGLNKIFPRYKSQKIVNDLLNKNYIILEKTREKKPAPKHPKEKLPRHLRRYVMHDKIHFKSNFLRFWFRFVEPNLTLLKRNKFDEVLEKIKCDFDNYSSLGFEALSCELLKKRLDLKEVEIYSFWTKEFEIDIFAKLNGFFIVGEVKYKERKVCKNILNLIDLKCQKLGISPHIVALFSKSGFSKELINLRSENLLLFELNDFKDLV, translated from the coding sequence TTGAGTGATATAAAAATTTATAACAATATTTTTGAAGCTATAAAAAATGAAATTTTATACAAATTTGATGAATTTATTTTTGATTTAAGCAGTGATGAAAAACTTGCTTTAATGAAATTTGCAAAAAGCGATAGGAAAAAATACGGGCTTAATAAGATCTTTCCTCGCTATAAATCTCAAAAAATTGTAAATGATTTACTTAATAAAAATTATATAATTTTAGAAAAAACTAGAGAGAAAAAACCTGCTCCAAAACATCCAAAGGAAAAGCTTCCAAGGCATTTACGAAGATATGTTATGCATGATAAAATTCATTTTAAAAGTAACTTTTTAAGATTTTGGTTTAGATTTGTAGAGCCAAATTTAACCCTACTTAAAAGAAATAAATTTGATGAAGTTTTGGAAAAAATAAAGTGTGATTTTGATAATTACTCAAGCCTAGGATTTGAAGCATTAAGTTGTGAGCTTTTAAAAAAAAGGCTTGACTTAAAAGAGGTTGAAATTTACAGCTTTTGGACAAAGGAATTTGAAATAGACATTTTTGCTAAGCTTAACGGTTTTTTCATAGTTGGCGAAGTAAAATACAAAGAGAGAAAAGTTTGTAAAAATATCTTAAATTTAATAGACTTAAAATGTCAAAAACTAGGAATTTCACCACACATAGTAGCACTTTTTTCAAAAAGTGGCTTTAGTAAGGAACTAATAAATTTAAGAAGTGAAAATTTACTTTTATTTGAGCTAAATGACTTCAAAGATTTAGTCTAA
- the dnaE gene encoding DNA polymerase III subunit alpha, whose translation MSKFTHLHLHTEYSLLDGANKIPELASILKEQGVKSVAITDHGNMFGAIDFYKTMKKNGIKPIIGIEAYIHNHDDLGDKSDRQRFHLILLAKNEIGYKNLMYLSSMAFLEGFYYNPRINKKILKEHSEGLICSAACLQGEVNFHLNVSEKNRQRGAKGYERAKEVALEYKEIFKDDFYLEIMRHGITDQLNIDKQILQISKETDIKVIATNDAHYPYQNMSEAHNIYMAISGMKLRHAVRQFYVKSSQEMEKIFADIPNVIENTQEIVDKCNLELDLGHPTPPNFKFTTDYAKNLNLTLPNPGVRDDLENDKVLFEYLSRKGLEERLKFIDSSKHEVYKDRLEREISIINSMKFPGYMLIVSDFINHAKEKGIPVGPGRGSAAGSLVAFSLKITDIDPLPYNLLFERFLNPERVSMPDIDVDFCQDRRGEVIDYVIEQYGRYNVAQVATFGKLLAKGVIRDVARVCEMPYAEADKMAKLIPNELKITLRDSFDKEPKIRSLLEENIEAKKIWDYALELEGLNRNAGMHAAGVVISNDELWNKTPVFIQTNNDKGHLITQYTKDYLEDVDLIKFDFLGLKTLTVINNAIKLVKMRYNKDVIWEKIDINDKKVYETISSGNTLGIFQIESGGMQKLATDLKPDNFEDVIAMIALFRPGPMDLIPNFIERKHGLAKIDYLINDIKDILEPTYGIIVYQEQVMQIVQKIGGFSLGEADIVRRAMSKKKEEEMKRLKKEYLEGAKKGGYDIKKADEFFEMIMKFASYGFNKSHAAAYALITFQTAYLKAYYPAEFMAALLTSEENNLDKVARYIDEIKRLNIEILPPSINLSLREFSVVQKGEKDAIVFGMGAIKGVGLGAIENIVEERKNGDFTDISNFASRIDSFKVNKRALDGLIKSGAMDCLKLTRKNLFLNIDNITESTRNANKIKSDKENSLFADLSDDDMSMEVEVHLELTNGEYTQKDILKNEKEVLGLYLSGHPLDDYVNEINEIDYTLTSQFEELNDVTETLLVGKIEEINTRITKKGSKMAIVNVLDLHGNFEMVVFDNKLPEIEALSEAELERPYAFRVRIEKDDAQYKITLNEFLRLDEAKNSDFKKRSFAKKGFKKEEKRVYEEYVYTINLDELNQNIINEIYNLAYKQNNLKNSKKLILRVETSTKVYIFETNFFVDENFGQNVDQFLVA comes from the coding sequence ATGAGCAAATTTACGCACTTACATTTACATACTGAGTATTCACTTCTAGATGGAGCAAATAAAATTCCAGAACTTGCTTCTATATTAAAAGAGCAAGGCGTTAAAAGTGTTGCGATAACTGATCATGGAAATATGTTTGGAGCCATTGATTTTTACAAAACTATGAAAAAAAACGGCATTAAGCCAATTATAGGGATTGAAGCTTATATTCACAATCATGATGATTTAGGTGATAAAAGTGATAGGCAAAGATTTCACCTTATTTTACTTGCTAAAAATGAAATTGGATATAAAAATTTGATGTATTTAAGTTCAATGGCATTTTTAGAGGGGTTTTATTATAATCCAAGAATTAATAAAAAAATTTTAAAAGAACATAGTGAGGGTTTGATTTGTTCAGCAGCTTGTTTGCAAGGTGAAGTTAATTTTCATCTTAATGTAAGTGAAAAAAATAGACAAAGAGGTGCAAAAGGCTATGAAAGAGCAAAAGAAGTTGCACTTGAATATAAAGAAATTTTTAAAGATGACTTTTATCTTGAAATTATGCGTCATGGCATAACAGATCAGCTAAATATAGATAAGCAAATTCTTCAAATTTCAAAAGAAACTGACATAAAAGTCATCGCCACAAACGATGCGCATTATCCATATCAAAATATGAGTGAAGCACATAATATTTATATGGCGATTTCAGGTATGAAACTTCGTCATGCTGTAAGGCAATTTTATGTAAAAAGTAGCCAAGAGATGGAAAAAATCTTTGCTGATATTCCAAATGTTATTGAAAATACACAAGAGATTGTTGACAAATGTAATTTAGAACTAGATTTAGGTCATCCAACTCCGCCAAATTTCAAATTTACAACAGATTATGCAAAAAATTTAAATTTAACTTTGCCAAATCCTGGTGTTAGAGATGATTTAGAAAACGATAAAGTTTTATTTGAGTATTTAAGTAGAAAAGGGCTTGAAGAAAGACTCAAATTTATAGACTCATCAAAACATGAAGTTTACAAAGATAGACTAGAAAGAGAAATAAGCATAATAAATTCTATGAAATTTCCAGGATATATGCTTATAGTAAGTGATTTTATAAATCATGCCAAAGAAAAAGGCATCCCAGTTGGACCAGGCAGGGGAAGTGCTGCTGGAAGTTTGGTAGCATTTTCATTGAAAATAACAGATATTGATCCACTTCCATATAACTTGCTTTTTGAAAGATTTTTAAATCCTGAAAGAGTGAGTATGCCAGATATTGATGTGGATTTTTGCCAAGATAGGCGAGGGGAAGTAATAGATTATGTAATTGAGCAATATGGCAGATACAATGTCGCTCAAGTTGCAACTTTTGGAAAGTTGCTTGCAAAAGGTGTTATCAGAGATGTTGCAAGAGTTTGTGAGATGCCTTATGCCGAAGCTGATAAAATGGCAAAGTTAATACCAAATGAGTTAAAAATAACTCTAAGAGATTCATTTGATAAAGAGCCAAAAATAAGATCTTTACTTGAAGAAAACATAGAAGCTAAAAAAATTTGGGATTATGCATTAGAACTTGAAGGCCTTAATAGAAACGCAGGAATGCACGCGGCCGGAGTTGTGATAAGTAATGATGAGCTTTGGAACAAAACCCCTGTTTTTATCCAAACAAATAATGATAAAGGTCATCTTATCACGCAATATACAAAAGATTATCTTGAAGATGTTGATTTAATAAAATTTGACTTTTTAGGGCTTAAAACTTTAACTGTTATAAATAACGCTATAAAGCTTGTTAAAATGCGATATAACAAAGATGTTATTTGGGAAAAAATCGATATAAATGATAAAAAAGTTTATGAAACTATAAGTAGTGGAAATACTCTAGGTATTTTTCAAATAGAAAGTGGTGGTATGCAAAAACTTGCCACTGATTTAAAGCCTGATAATTTTGAAGATGTTATAGCGATGATAGCGCTATTTAGACCAGGTCCTATGGATCTTATACCAAACTTTATTGAAAGAAAACACGGTCTTGCAAAGATTGATTATTTGATAAACGATATAAAAGATATTTTAGAGCCAACTTATGGAATTATTGTTTATCAAGAACAAGTTATGCAAATCGTTCAAAAAATAGGTGGATTTAGCCTTGGTGAAGCGGATATCGTAAGAAGAGCGATGAGTAAGAAAAAAGAAGAAGAGATGAAGCGTCTAAAAAAAGAGTATTTAGAGGGCGCTAAAAAAGGTGGATATGATATCAAAAAAGCCGATGAGTTTTTTGAAATGATTATGAAATTTGCCTCTTATGGATTTAATAAATCTCACGCTGCAGCTTATGCATTAATTACTTTTCAAACTGCTTATTTAAAAGCATATTATCCAGCTGAGTTTATGGCTGCGCTTTTAACAAGTGAGGAAAATAACCTTGATAAAGTTGCAAGATATATCGATGAGATCAAAAGACTTAATATTGAGATTTTACCACCATCTATAAATTTATCTTTAAGAGAATTTAGCGTTGTTCAAAAAGGCGAAAAAGATGCAATTGTTTTTGGAATGGGCGCTATAAAAGGTGTTGGTCTTGGTGCGATAGAAAATATCGTAGAAGAGAGGAAAAATGGAGATTTTACTGATATTAGCAACTTTGCTTCAAGGATAGATAGTTTTAAGGTAAATAAAAGAGCACTAGATGGACTTATAAAATCAGGCGCGATGGATTGTTTAAAACTAACGAGAAAAAATTTATTTTTAAATATTGATAACATTACAGAATCTACGCGCAATGCAAATAAAATAAAAAGCGATAAAGAAAACTCTTTATTTGCTGATTTAAGCGATGATGATATGAGTATGGAGGTTGAGGTACATTTAGAACTAACCAATGGTGAATATACTCAAAAAGATATTTTAAAAAACGAAAAAGAAGTGCTTGGACTTTATCTTTCAGGACATCCACTTGATGATTATGTGAATGAAATAAATGAGATTGATTATACATTAACTAGTCAATTTGAAGAGCTTAATGATGTAACAGAGACTTTATTAGTGGGAAAAATAGAAGAGATAAATACAAGAATAACCAAAAAAGGCTCTAAAATGGCGATAGTTAATGTGCTTGATCTACACGGAAACTTTGAAATGGTAGTTTTTGATAACAAACTTCCCGAGATAGAAGCTTTATCAGAAGCTGAACTTGAAAGACCTTATGCTTTTAGAGTAAGAATTGAAAAAGATGATGCGCAGTATAAAATAACCTTAAATGAGTTTTTAAGACTTGATGAGGCAAAAAACTCAGATTTTAAAAAACGAAGTTTTGCTAAAAAAGGCTTTAAGAAAGAAGAAAAAAGAGTTTATGAAGAGTATGTCTATACTATAAATTTGGATGAATTAAACCAAAATATAATTAATGAAATTTACAATCTTGCCTACAAACAAAATAACTTGAAAAACTCTAAAAAACTCATTTTAAGAGTTGAGACTTCAACAAAAGTATATATTTTTGAAACAAATTTCTTTGTTGATGAGAATTTTGGTCAAAATGTGGATCAATTTTTAGTAGCGTAA
- a CDS encoding RNA recognition motif domain-containing protein — MNIYVGNLPFRLAESELREAFEQFGEVSRAKIIKDRETNRSKGFAFVEMSNGDEASKAIEALDNKELFGRVLRVNEARPKQD, encoded by the coding sequence TTGAATATCTATGTAGGTAATTTACCGTTTCGTTTAGCTGAATCAGAGCTTAGAGAAGCTTTTGAACAGTTTGGAGAAGTTAGTCGTGCTAAGATCATAAAAGATCGTGAAACAAATCGCTCAAAAGGCTTTGCTTTTGTTGAGATGAGTAATGGTGATGAGGCATCAAAAGCCATAGAAGCTTTGGATAATAAAGAGCTTTTTGGTAGAGTTTTAAGAGTGAATGAGGCTCGTCCTAAACAAGACTAA
- a CDS encoding DJ-1 family glyoxalase III: MKKVAIILADGFEEIEAITAIDILRRAEIKAVSVGLNKKIVNGTHGIEVKADMILDDLNVGEFDMIVLPGGLPGAEHLAKSEKLAEILKKFNDKNLKIAAICAAPWALSTAKVLKNSYTCYPGFEQKVNHQGYTDEKNVIIDENIITSKGPATAMEFALNLVKVLLGDGKFNTLKTELLYK; this comes from the coding sequence ATGAAAAAAGTTGCAATTATTTTAGCGGATGGATTTGAAGAGATTGAGGCAATTACTGCAATAGATATTTTAAGAAGGGCTGAGATTAAGGCTGTTAGTGTTGGTCTTAATAAAAAAATAGTTAATGGAACTCACGGCATAGAGGTAAAAGCAGATATGATTTTAGATGATTTAAATGTAGGCGAGTTTGATATGATAGTTTTACCGGGTGGGCTTCCAGGAGCTGAGCATTTGGCAAAAAGTGAAAAATTAGCTGAAATTTTAAAAAAATTTAATGATAAAAATTTAAAAATTGCTGCTATTTGTGCAGCTCCTTGGGCACTTTCAACAGCCAAAGTTTTAAAAAATAGCTACACTTGCTATCCAGGATTTGAACAAAAGGTAAATCACCAAGGTTATACAGATGAAAAAAATGTAATAATTGATGAAAACATAATAACTTCTAAAGGGCCTGCTACAGCGATGGAGTTTGCTTTAAATTTGGTAAAAGTTCTTTTGGGCGATGGTAAATTTAATACTTTAAAAACAGAGCTTTTATATAAATAA
- a CDS encoding SelT/SelW/SelH family (seleno)protein codes for MKIKITYCNIUNYKPKAFRVKDEILSKFPNANVQLIAGGSGNFIVEVENKVIFSKKETNRFPNKNEILDLI; via the coding sequence ATGAAAATAAAGATTACATATTGCAATATTTGAAACTATAAACCAAAAGCTTTCCGTGTGAAAGATGAAATTTTATCTAAATTTCCAAATGCAAATGTACAGTTAATAGCTGGTGGAAGTGGAAATTTTATAGTCGAAGTTGAAAACAAAGTGATTTTTTCCAAAAAGGAGACTAATCGCTTCCCAAACAAAAATGAAATTCTAGACTTAATATAA
- the efp gene encoding elongation factor P codes for MAYSMGDLKKGLKIEIDGIPYKIVDYQHVKPGKGPAFVRVKIKSYTTGKVLEKTFHAGDKCDEPHLEERQMQYLYDDGESCQFMDTENYEQVAISDEEVGDSKKWMLDGMMVDVLFHNGNPIGLEVPQVVELKIIETAPNFRGDTQGSNKKPATLETGAVVQIPFHILEGEVIRVDTATGEYIEKVKK; via the coding sequence ATGGCTTATTCTATGGGCGATTTAAAAAAAGGCTTAAAAATAGAAATTGATGGTATTCCATATAAAATTGTTGATTATCAACATGTAAAACCTGGAAAAGGTCCAGCTTTTGTTCGTGTAAAAATTAAATCTTACACAACAGGAAAAGTTTTAGAAAAGACTTTTCATGCAGGTGATAAATGTGATGAGCCACATTTAGAAGAAAGACAGATGCAGTATTTATATGATGATGGTGAGTCTTGCCAGTTTATGGATACTGAAAATTATGAACAAGTTGCAATTAGTGATGAAGAAGTTGGTGATAGCAAAAAATGGATGCTTGATGGAATGATGGTTGATGTACTTTTTCATAATGGAAATCCAATTGGCTTAGAGGTACCTCAAGTTGTTGAACTTAAGATTATAGAAACAGCACCAAATTTTAGAGGTGATACTCAAGGAAGTAATAAAAAACCAGCTACTTTAGAAACAGGTGCTGTTGTACAGATTCCATTCCATATCCTTGAGGGTGAAGTTATAAGAGTTGATACAGCAACTGGCGAATATATAGAAAAAGTCAAAAAATAA
- a CDS encoding transglycosylase SLT domain-containing protein: MKILFFIFFSINSLFSYSYEEILYAIKDVSYKEGIANKVLYTIVKIESDLNPYAISFLTNKQNAIYFKSLETKNIKVKASPYSLNKSKWVVSINPSNESYAIEISKLLLKNGFNIDVGLGQLNSQNFSINEVEYIFNPSYNLTKCAKILRKCFNAKNKDMQQTIECYNYGMRHRGSNPYYKRFYKYFMKEFGQN, from the coding sequence GTGAAAATTTTATTTTTTATATTTTTTTCTATAAATTCACTGTTTTCATACAGTTATGAAGAAATTTTATACGCCATAAAAGATGTATCTTACAAAGAAGGAATAGCTAACAAAGTTCTTTACACAATAGTAAAAATCGAAAGCGATCTTAATCCTTACGCTATTTCGTTTCTAACAAATAAACAAAATGCAATTTATTTTAAAAGTTTAGAGACAAAAAACATAAAAGTGAAAGCAAGTCCGTATTCGCTAAATAAATCAAAATGGGTAGTCTCTATAAATCCATCAAATGAATCTTACGCAATAGAAATATCAAAACTTCTTTTAAAAAATGGCTTTAATATAGATGTTGGTCTTGGACAATTAAACTCTCAAAATTTTAGCATAAATGAAGTAGAATATATATTTAACCCGAGTTACAATCTAACAAAGTGTGCAAAAATCCTTAGAAAATGTTTTAATGCCAAAAATAAAGATATGCAACAAACCATAGAATGTTATAATTACGGTATGAGACACAGAGGCTCAAATCCTTACTATAAGCGATTTTATAAGTATTTTATGAAAGAATTCGGCCAAAACTAA
- a CDS encoding OprD family outer membrane porin, with protein sequence MNTPLVAGNGARILKESFEGATANIKDIENNDIFLGYVYKFQGRTSSIMGDESGKYPKFKDRITLGGVGPKAHKFDGLYYLGLTNKSFENLDLTAQYSYLNNVEFAIPNMKDKNGDIHLYYTEANYKVPFENFSLKFDANFRGSKTSGQLEERNFNGQMYGIKAGVYNLNGFNFIAAATTVSKNKSVIMSAGLGGNSYTFLPVRGGHLFTSTAGMTTYKFQTDYDLSKIGIKNLKTSAAYVFSKHSTPNKQAGMNPANVKREYNGYSLALNYKVPCLEGFSTNLMWVSLNEEKTLNNKTNKSKIDELWVKLSYKF encoded by the coding sequence ATTAATACTCCTTTAGTTGCTGGAAATGGTGCAAGAATTTTAAAAGAATCTTTTGAGGGCGCTACAGCAAACATTAAAGATATAGAAAACAATGATATTTTTTTAGGCTATGTTTATAAATTTCAAGGTAGAACAAGCTCTATAATGGGTGATGAAAGCGGAAAATATCCAAAATTTAAAGATAGAATCACTCTTGGTGGAGTTGGTCCAAAAGCTCATAAATTTGATGGGCTTTACTATTTAGGTTTAACAAATAAAAGTTTTGAAAATTTAGACTTAACAGCTCAATATAGTTATTTGAATAATGTTGAATTTGCAATTCCCAATATGAAAGATAAAAATGGAGATATTCATCTTTACTATACTGAGGCAAACTATAAAGTGCCTTTTGAAAATTTTAGCCTTAAATTTGATGCAAATTTTAGAGGCTCTAAAACTTCAGGTCAATTAGAAGAAAGAAATTTTAATGGTCAAATGTATGGTATAAAAGCTGGAGTTTATAACTTAAATGGATTTAACTTTATTGCCGCTGCTACAACTGTAAGCAAAAATAAATCTGTCATAATGAGCGCTGGACTTGGTGGAAATAGCTATACATTTTTACCAGTTCGAGGCGGACATCTTTTTACCTCAACAGCAGGCATGACAACTTATAAATTTCAAACCGATTATGACCTTTCAAAAATTGGTATTAAAAACTTAAAAACTAGCGCAGCTTATGTATTTTCAAAACACAGCACTCCTAATAAACAAGCAGGAATGAATCCAGCAAATGTAAAAAGAGAATATAATGGATATAGCTTAGCGCTTAACTATAAAGTTCCTTGTTTAGAGGGTTTTAGCACAAATTTAATGTGGGTAAGCCTTAATGAGGAAAAAACATTAAACAATAAAACTAATAAATCAAAAATAGATGAACTTTGGGTAAAGCTAAGTTATAAATTTTAA
- a CDS encoding DUF3108 domain-containing protein: MRALAFIFIFANFVFSSEISATYNVKFGIFGKVGESKTRLIKYENNATYEIYMDAKTTGLANSLSGDRREYFYSYGTIYKNYLIPKFYTQETRRNKKGKQIISKKNYEFDEFGKKIKFVRYKGDDKSLEKTDEKILDYYSQNDLLTLFFNFSKIKTIHLHFALVVAGAKDKDGLIEIKIPQDKQKSRLQNELDTKYQPYIVFINQRIFSSKRGELHLALDENGYATKAILKDVILFGDIVGELKELNFK; this comes from the coding sequence ATGAGAGCTTTAGCCTTTATTTTTATTTTTGCTAATTTTGTTTTTAGTAGTGAGATATCAGCTACTTATAATGTTAAATTTGGAATATTTGGCAAAGTAGGAGAATCAAAAACAAGACTTATAAAATATGAAAATAACGCCACTTATGAAATTTATATGGATGCTAAAACAACTGGACTTGCAAATAGTTTAAGTGGTGATAGAAGGGAATATTTTTATAGCTATGGAACTATTTATAAAAATTATTTAATTCCTAAATTTTATACACAAGAAACTAGGCGAAATAAAAAAGGTAAGCAAATAATAAGCAAGAAAAATTATGAATTTGACGAGTTTGGTAAAAAGATCAAATTTGTAAGGTACAAGGGAGATGATAAGAGTCTCGAAAAAACAGATGAAAAAATTTTAGATTATTATTCGCAAAATGATTTGCTGACCTTGTTTTTTAATTTTTCAAAAATAAAAACCATTCATTTGCACTTTGCCTTAGTTGTAGCTGGAGCAAAAGACAAAGATGGATTAATTGAAATTAAAATTCCACAAGACAAACAAAAATCACGCCTTCAAAACGAGCTAGATACTAAATATCAACCTTATATAGTTTTTATAAATCAAAGGATTTTCTCATCAAAAAGAGGTGAACTTCATCTTGCTTTGGATGAAAATGGATATGCAACAAAAGCCATTTTAAAAGATGTTATTTTATTTGGTGATATCGTAGGAGAGTTAAAAGAGTTAAATTTTAAATGA
- the nusB gene encoding transcription antitermination factor NusB, with the protein MATRHQVRQAVVSLLYARDINGENDEFKNEFLESKKIRNKQKIFTEELISGILSNLNTLDDVLNEHLNEYKMNEIGEVERAILRLGAYEIKFSDIDKAVAINEAIELAKEMGSDTSPKFVNGVLDKVDK; encoded by the coding sequence ATGGCTACAAGACACCAAGTAAGACAAGCTGTTGTATCGCTTCTTTATGCAAGAGATATAAATGGTGAAAATGATGAGTTTAAAAATGAGTTTTTAGAGAGTAAAAAGATAAGAAATAAACAAAAAATTTTTACTGAAGAATTGATAAGTGGAATTTTGTCAAATTTAAATACTCTTGATGATGTTTTAAATGAACATTTAAATGAGTATAAAATGAATGAAATAGGCGAAGTTGAAAGAGCTATTTTAAGGCTTGGAGCTTATGAAATTAAATTTAGTGATATTGATAAAGCAGTTGCTATAAATGAAGCGATTGAACTTGCAAAAGAGATGGGAAGTGATACCTCACCAAAATTTGTAAATGGAGTTTTGGATAAAGTAGATAAATGA
- the ribH gene encoding 6,7-dimethyl-8-ribityllumazine synthase: MKIIEGKLSIDGSKKVAIISSRFNHIITDRLVEGAKDAFLRHGGKDENLSLILVPGAFEIPFALQKVLESKKFDAVCCVGAVIRGATPHFDYVSAETTKGIANVTLKYNMPVTFGVLTTDTIEQAIERAGSKAGNKGFEAMSGLIELLSLYENLGE; the protein is encoded by the coding sequence ATGAAAATCATAGAGGGAAAACTCAGCATTGATGGTAGTAAAAAAGTTGCAATCATTAGCTCAAGATTTAATCATATTATAACCGATAGATTGGTTGAGGGGGCAAAAGATGCCTTTTTAAGACATGGTGGAAAAGATGAAAATTTAAGTCTTATTTTAGTTCCAGGAGCTTTTGAGATACCATTTGCATTGCAAAAAGTATTAGAAAGTAAAAAATTTGACGCGGTTTGTTGCGTTGGAGCGGTAATTAGAGGCGCTACTCCTCATTTTGATTATGTAAGTGCAGAAACTACAAAAGGTATTGCAAATGTTACTTTAAAATATAATATGCCTGTAACCTTTGGAGTGCTTACAACAGACACGATAGAACAAGCCATTGAAAGAGCTGGAAGCAAAGCTGGAAATAAGGGCTTTGAAGCTATGAGTGGACTAATAGAACTTCTTAGTTTGTATGAAAATTTAGGAGAGTAA
- a CDS encoding DMT family transporter, giving the protein MHSFALLISGALEIFGIFLNSRFPKFRGYRKYIVFSVIMANFGLSLLFLRFAMKAMPMSVAYAIWTAIGAIGAVGIGIVFDNEKFNFKKAFYLALIVFSVIMLKIL; this is encoded by the coding sequence ATGCATAGTTTTGCTCTTTTAATTTCTGGTGCTTTGGAAATTTTTGGTATTTTTCTAAATTCTAGGTTTCCAAAATTTAGAGGATATAGAAAATACATAGTTTTTAGTGTAATTATGGCAAATTTCGGTCTTTCACTTCTTTTTTTAAGATTTGCTATGAAGGCAATGCCAATGAGTGTAGCTTATGCTATCTGGACGGCAATTGGAGCAATAGGGGCAGTAGGAATTGGCATAGTTTTTGATAATGAGAAATTTAATTTTAAAAAAGCTTTTTATTTAGCTTTAATAGTATTTAGTGTTATAATGCTAAAAATTTTATAA
- a CDS encoding DMT family transporter translates to MKNKGLFFVIIGALFECAWVYGLKFAHTNLHYILTVFVVFASTFFFIQSFKHLPTSLAYILYVGLGTLFVVVAEIIATKNFDIIRTLCIITLLIGIFGLNKENSKENKNA, encoded by the coding sequence GTGAAAAATAAAGGGTTATTTTTTGTCATTATAGGTGCTTTATTTGAGTGTGCGTGGGTTTATGGTCTTAAATTTGCACATACAAATTTGCACTATATTTTAACTGTTTTTGTTGTTTTTGCAAGTACGTTTTTCTTCATCCAGTCATTTAAACATCTTCCTACAAGTCTTGCATATATTCTTTATGTGGGGCTTGGAACACTTTTTGTTGTTGTGGCTGAGATAATTGCAACAAAAAATTTTGATATTATTAGAACTCTTTGTATAATTACGCTTTTAATCGGCATTTTTGGCTTAAATAAAGAAAATAGCAAGGAAAATAAAAATGCATAG